One part of the Humulus lupulus chromosome 9, drHumLupu1.1, whole genome shotgun sequence genome encodes these proteins:
- the LOC133799407 gene encoding uncharacterized protein LOC133799407, translated as MARTRATSLRNTSSVPPLQDPSTTATDSSLPNPDAPPQEPLISRVPSSPIHVLNRFSSFSVLDRPAHEDGSSPYFLSIGDHPVLVLASPPLADKNFQQWRRDFKISIRAKNKLPFLNGTLPQPAEDDPLLNQWLHCNHMVMPWILHSVSPDIKSSILFLDSVAAMWNELNSRFDQGNRPKIFDLRTSLISLHQGDDSVSSYFTKLKAIWDEITDLCPRLPCTCAASTDSLDFLNQEHVLQFLTGLNESFHAVKAQILLIDPFPSLSKVFSMIIQEENQRRLQPSHNTTFIAAVPPSVPPSTSRTKKMRPTCTHFLKPGHLKEKCFFLHGFPPGYGDRCKSDSVKTNQVSVSTSSPSAPIISPSQLELSQQLIALLSQQLHHTSSPSDTLPQVSNITGKIVSSPSFFWIVDSGATHHVCHSTKFFISFTNNILDKYVTLSGTDVHVNKDILLTDVLYIPEFRFNLFSISAYLHNSPNSILFDHTDCFLQGPQLTSKIGIAKK; from the coding sequence ATGGCACGAACAAGAGCTACAAGTCTTCGAAATACAAGCTCCGTTCCTCCTCTTCAGGATCCCTCAACGACTGCTACTGATTCTTCTCTTCCGAATCCTGATGCTCCTCCTCAAGAACCCCTAATTTCTAGGGTTCCGAGTTCTCCCATCCATGTCTTGAACCGTTTCTCTTCGTTCTCTGTTCTTGATCGACCTGCCCATGAAGATGGTAGTAGTCCCTACTTCTTGAGCATAGGAGATCACCCGGTACTTGTTCTTGCCTCTCCTCCCCTCGCAGACAAGAATTTTCAACAATGGAGAAGGGATTTCAAGATTTCCATTCGGGCTAAGAACAAGCTCCCCTTCCTCAACGGAACTCTCCCTCAACCAGCTGAAGATGATCCTCTTCTCAATCAATGGCTTCACTGCAACCACATGGTAATGCCTTGGATACTTCACTCTGTTTCCCCTGACATCAAAAGTAGTATTCTATTCTTGGACAGTGTTGCTGCTATGTGGAATGAACTAAACAGCAGGTTTGATCAAGGCAACAGACCTAAGATCTTCGATCTTCGAACATCTCTCATCAGCCTTCATCAAGGTGATGACTCTGTAAGTTCCTACTTCACTAAACTAAAAGCTATATGGGATGAGATTACTGATTTATGCCCTAGACTTCCATGTACTTGTGCTGCTTCTACTGATTCTCTTGATTTTCTTAACCAAGAACATGTTCTTCAATTTCTCACGGGTTTGAATGAATCTTTTCATGCTGTAAAAGCCCAAATATTATTGATAGATCCATTCCCCTCTCTTTCAAAAGTTTTTTCCATGATtattcaagaagaaaatcaaAGAAGACTTCAGCCATCTCACAACACAACATTCATTGCTGCTGTCCCTCCATCTGTTCCACCTTCTACCTCTCGCACCAAGAAGATGCGTCCCACCTGTACTCATTTTCTCAAACCAGGGCACCTCAAGGAGAAATGTTTTTTCCTTCATGGTTTCCCCCCGGGTTATGGTGATAGATGCAAATCTGATTCTGTCAAGACTAATCAAGTTTCTGTCTCTACTTCTTCACCAAGTGCTCCGATCATTTCACCATCTCAATTGGAACTCAGCCAGCAACTTATTGCTCTGTTAAGTCAACAGCTGCATCATACCTCTTCCCCAAGTGATACTCTTCCTCAAGTATCCAATATCACTGGTAAAATTGTATCTTCTCCTTCttttttttggatagtagatAGTGGTGCCACACATCATGTTTGCCACTCTACCAAATTTTTTATCTCTTTTACCAATAACATTCTTGATAAATATGTTACTTTATCTGGTACTGATGTTCATGTAAACAAAGACATATTATTAACTGATGTTCTTTACATCCCTGAATTTCGGTTCAATCTTTTTTCTATTTCTGCCTATCTTCACAACAGTCCTAACTCTATTCTCTTTGATCATACTGACTGTTTTCTTCAGGGTCCTCAGCTGACTTCAAAGATTGGGATTGCTAAAAAATAG